AGGTTGTCACTTGGCACTAGGTAGATCACCGTCTCAACAACGTTGTGGCTAAGCAAAAATTTTGCCGCTGTAAAACACGCTTTCGTCTTACCAGTACCGGGAAACGCATTAAGGACATAAGGAATACGTTCTGCCTCAGCAGGCGTATTAGCTTGATGAATAGCTTGACGGATCAAGCCCAATGGTTGACCGTCAGCATCCTCAAAAGCCATGGTCAAAACTTCTTTTTGCCAAGGCCGCAGGACTAGACCAGGAGGAAGAATAGGTTCGAGATCGATGTTCATAGATTTAGAGAGATTACAAGAGATACAAAGCGCTTGTCCGTTCCACAACTCGGTTGGCCCACCTAATGCGAAGGGGACGATATGGTCTGCATGCCATTTCGCAGGATTCAGACCACAACCACAGAGAGAGCAACATCCATGAGATCGGAGGAAAAGAGCAACACGCTGACTTGGGCTAAAAGTTCGATTCATGGGCTTCTTGAGATGGAAGCATTAATACCGAATCTTGGTACGTCAATTTGCGACTGCAAAGAGGTCGCCTTGAGCCACAAGCTGCTGCCTACTAACACGCTCATGATTAAAAACTTCAGTAGCTAAATAGCTTTGGTCAATGACATCCTGAACAAGCACAATCTGCAGGCTTGGTTGCTTTTTAGTATCACCATTCAGCTTGACCTGTTTACTCTTATTGAAAAGCTCAAGAACCTGTGGGCCAGGAAGATCAAAACAGATCATCAAACCCATCTCAGCCTTTTTGGCAATCATCAAACGCTTAAGCCTCTCAACATCATTTACAGTCGGCGGCTCATCAAGTGCTGTTGCATATAAAGCTCTGCAGCGATGCAATCCTTTGCCATCAAAACGCATAAATGGCCGAATACCTACAACACGATCTTTCTCCTTCATAGGCCATGCTGAGCAACGCATCAAAGCCCAACAGTCGAAGTTACTTTTATCAGATTCGTGAAGAACACGAGCCGAATCAAGGTCTTGGGGGCTACCCCATTCCTCAAGCTGTTCAACATCAACACCAATTTGATCCAAACGAGCTTTTGCAGTCGTGACAGCTATTGGAGTGAGATCTAACCCAATAAATTGACGATTAAGCTTGGCTGCAGCAACACAAGTAGTACCACTTCCCATAAAAGGATCAAGAACCACATCACCTTCATTAGAGCCAGTAAGAATAATACGCTCTAAAAGATTAAGAGGCTTTTGAGTTTCATACCCAGTAGATTCTGACGAACTTCTCTGAAGGCAACCAATGTCCACCCAGACATTACCAATTGGAACACCTCGTGAATCGTCTAAAAATCGCTTTTGACTAATTCGGCCAGATGACTTCGCCGGATAAACAAGAAGTCCATCCTCATCAAGCTTCCTCATGCTCTCGTAATTATACCTCCAACCTTTTGCCGGAGGATCATAAGTAATCCCGTTCAGAGCAGTATATCGATAAGTAAGATTAGGCCGTACCGACGGACTAGACAAATCACTTTTACGAAAACGGCGCCCAGACTCATCGGTAAATCTATAGAACTTATCTGCGTATTCTTCAGAGAGAGGTTCAGTTTGCTCGTTATAAATCCATGAAGAACCCTTGCTATACCAAAGGAGAGTGTCCGCACAACGACCAAATGATTTCCTGCTGTCATTTTTAGCCCCAAGCTGTCTCACCCAGGTAATCTGATTGCGATAAGAACTAAGGCCAAATATTGCATCCAATATCATCTTAAGATAATGACAGGCAGTATCATCGATGTGAAGGTAAATGCTGCCGTTTTCTTTGAGCACTCTCCGCATCTCAACAAGTCGTCGAGCCATAAAAACTAGATATGAATAAAGCCCGTCAGGCGGCAACAAAGAGCCAAATGCGATAAGCAAGCGACCTAGCTCTTTGTGATCCTTAGCAAAATGGCGCAAAGACTTTTGATCATCCATCCCCCAAGACCAAGTATCTACAAAAGCTTTGATTTGTGCCTCAGAACCAAAAATAGCGTTGAAATCCTGCTTAGAATTAAACGGAGGATCAAGATAAATCAGATCAACCGTATTGCTGGGAATATTCTTTAAGTAGTCAAGATTATCGCCATATCCAAGAACATTCTTATCAAAGCTTGAAGCCTGAGGACTTGGTGCAACAACCATGACTACGGCTCACTAGAAACATTTATGAATTCATCTTCGTCAGAACGAATGAATTAAGGATCCCCCAACTGAGGGAATTACAAGAGCCAAATCCCTCCCTCTAATGGGGGATAAAGCGATTCCGCGCTTTGGCAGACCTTTGTAGAAGCCTTGCTACTGCAGGGATACCTGGATATCACGCCTGCTATGGCGCGCCCAAAGGGATTTGTGCTGCATGAAGGCATCAGCCCATTCGATGGTCAAAACATTGTCAGCATTGCCACCTGCCACAGCAGCAACCGCAAGACCGGCGACATGGTGCAGGTTTGGATACTTCCGAAGGACGTCAATCCGCTTGATGCAATCAAACAAGATCTCGACACTTGTATTTGCGGGCATTGCCCACACCGCGGTACCGGTACCAAACGCACTTGCTACGTCAATGTCGGCCAAGCCCCGGTCAGCATTTGGAAGAGCTACAAGAAAGGGGTTTACCCGCAGATCGCCTCATATCAAGACGTCTTTGAAGATCGAGTTGTTCGTTTTGGCGCGTATGGAGATCCAGCCTTTGTCCCCGATGGCGTCGTCGCCAATGCTCTGACCTTCGCGAAGGGGCATACGTGTTACACACACCAGTGGTACCAAGCATTCGCGGCTGACTTCCGAGGCGTCTTTATGGCGTCCGTGGACTCAGACCTAGAGGAGCAAATGGCTCAGAGCCAAGGCTGGAGAACGTTCCGTGTCTTCCACCCCAATGCTGAAATCACAGGATCCAAGATCTGCCCAGCATCAATCACAAATAACCGGGTTCAGTGCATGAAATGCCTTCTCTGCAACGGGAAGAAGACAAACATCGCCATCCATGCCCACGGCAGCTCTGCATCTCAAGTGGGTGTCGACAGTCAACCAGAAGTTCTTAGTCGTTAGTTGCATCAGAGCCTGAAAGTTCTGCTCCCATGGGGTCATAAAGCTTTCCCTCCCACTCGAAAGATCGGAGGATCTGATCACTGATACGACCGCCAAAGCGGAGGTAACTGGCAACGCCCTCTGCCGTAACACGGTTTTCAGGGGGTTCGATCTCACACCAATCAACATTCCCATCACGACAGGATTCATACAAGGCTCGGGCTAGAGGCATTAGTTCGCACCCAAGATTTGCCTGAGCAGCGACACCAGCTCCTTTTTAGAGAAGCTTTCTAAAGGCCGTGGCGGTGGCTGAACTCCATTTTCAGAGAGAAGGAAAGCAAGGTCTGCTTTTTTCAGCTTTGAATAGCCCTTCAAGCCATACTCTTTGCAAAGGCTTTTGAGTACGGCAACCGTCTGTTGCTCAAAACTGCCCACACCAAGAAGAGCTTTGACATCAGAGACGCCTGTAAGTTCAGCTAGTTTCTCATTCAGTCCAACCGCAGTTACAGCACTCAGTTCCTGGTCAAGCTGACGCAGTGTTCGAGCATCCGACTGGGCAATGCTTTGCAAGCTTGAACGGAGAGCTTCAGCGATCTTGCCCATCGGATCCCTCCAGAATGTTTTGCATCGAAGCCTGTCGGTCGAGAATTTGCTGAAGCTGTTGCTTCGTACCTGTCCAACGCCGAATGAAACGAGCAATAGCCTTGATTAAACGGCCGATGAAACCACCTCCTTGGTATGTCGTACGACCCTTTTGATAAAGGCCAAACTCATTTACCAAGTCATCGCCAGCATCCTCAAGCTCACCGACCACATTGGTCACGATTTCGAGCATTTCATAGGCTTCTGCACGGACAGATGCTTCTCGTTCAGCAATCAACCTCAACTTCTGTTCCAATGCAATCATTGTTTCTCTGCCCTTCTGTGCCTGACCGCGGAAACGGCCACGCGCAATCATGGCGCCACGATAGTTACCACGCAGAGCAAGATAAGTCTCTTCAAGCTCATGGCGCTCAAGCCCAGAAGGATCAGAGGGGAAATTAGTTGTTGAAGGTAGTGAAGAGCTTGATGTCATTAACATTCTGCAAGTAAATGGAGGAGACCTTCCACCAACACAGAATTACAGCCATGGTCAAAAATTGAATCACCCAATCAGGGGAATCAACCAGGCCATCAAAATCCCCCAAACGGGGGATGCTTCAAAATAAGAGAGCGCTCATAATTAACAATAACAATGATCCAGTAAAATGCCTAAATATGATCTTATTATTGAAGAGAAAAGTGAGCTGAAAATACAGACAATAAGTGCCAGCTGCAAGGCAGAAGCCAAGAGGATTGCCGAAAACAGCAACTCAAATATAAAAGGAATCGTCTTTAGTGACGGAAACCATGAAAACCCCGAACAGAATTGAATGTAGCCAATGAATGGCGTGAAATAACTAAGCGATCTAAGCTTTTAAAAAGCATCCTTCCTCGTTGTGCTGATCAGCCCACAAGAGTTACCACTTAAACAAGCTGCTGATAAATGCCAGAAGCTCCTTGCCAAAAAGAAAGTATTGGTATGTAGCAAAAATCGCTTAACCCTTGCATCCCTATGTCTCTGCACACCAATCCTTCAATCTCTGGTCGGAGGAGCAACGACTGAAGAAGAAGGGCTTGATCTACAAAAAAAATTTAATCCAGACCTGCTGATAACCAGCGAGGACCTTGAAAAAGGCTATGGGATACGTCTAGTAGAAAAAGCCAAGAAACACTCACCAGACATAACCACACTCATTTTCCTAGAACGTGAGACAACTGAGGTTGTCCACGAAGCAATGGACGCTGGTGCTGATGGGGTGATGTTCTCATCCTCCATAGGCACAGGACATGGTGACTTCATTAAGGCTCTGACTACGACAAACAGTGGGGGGGTCTACTACCCAAAATCGGTTCGTGAGGCTGCAACAGCAAAAGTCAAGCCTGCTCCAGACTTAGTTGACCCATTGTCTGAACGAGAACTTGATGTTGTTCGCTGCATTATCCAAGGAATGAAAAATACAGAGATTGCAGAGGCTCTCTTTATCTCATCAGAAACAGTGAAAAGCCATGTGAGCACATTGATTCAAAAGCTTGGGGTAAGGGATAGAACTCAAGCTGCTGTCTTTGCTCTGACTCATGGTCTAGTCGACGAAGAAATTTAAAAACCCCGCACTTGACGGGGCAAGCGATTGTTTTGTCTAGACATCTACATACTTCTCACTTAAGCCATGTAATAGGATCAGCGTAAGTTGACTCAGATCCGTAATAAGTAGTTTTCCCATTAACAGTCATTTTCCCGGGAATACCATGGCAATGCCAAAGGTGTGAGGCTTTTCCCCATGCACCTATGACCGAAAAAACCTTGAAATCACAATGCGGACATTCCCATAACGGCTTTCTTCTGGGGTCATGCAGATAAGCCTGCTTCCACGACTGGTCAGTCAAATTAATCCTCCACAGAATAGGGTTCTGATTGTTACTTCAAGAAATCGATGATGATTCTCATTTTTTATTCACTAGGTGTGATTAATTTGTTTAAAATTATTTGCCAACTCTTTGCCTAAGCTCTTGCTCAGCTGAAGCCGCCTTGCTCCCAAAATGAACTTGGCCTATAGCAATCAGCGCAAATCCAAAGAGAAATCCTATACCCGTAATGCAAAGAAGGAATCCGCCACCGTAGCAAAGCCATGTAGCCTTATAATTATCATCGCGTATTTGACATAGTTCCTGTACTGTCAAAGAACGAAGGGTGTTAATAGTCACTTGTTTGA
Above is a window of Synechococcus sp. BIOS-U3-1 DNA encoding:
- a CDS encoding response regulator transcription factor; the protein is MLISPQELPLKQAADKCQKLLAKKKVLVCSKNRLTLASLCLCTPILQSLVGGATTEEEGLDLQKKFNPDLLITSEDLEKGYGIRLVEKAKKHSPDITTLIFLERETTEVVHEAMDAGADGVMFSSSIGTGHGDFIKALTTTNSGGVYYPKSVREAATAKVKPAPDLVDPLSERELDVVRCIIQGMKNTEIAEALFISSETVKSHVSTLIQKLGVRDRTQAAVFALTHGLVDEEI
- a CDS encoding site-specific DNA-methyltransferase, producing the protein MVVAPSPQASSFDKNVLGYGDNLDYLKNIPSNTVDLIYLDPPFNSKQDFNAIFGSEAQIKAFVDTWSWGMDDQKSLRHFAKDHKELGRLLIAFGSLLPPDGLYSYLVFMARRLVEMRRVLKENGSIYLHIDDTACHYLKMILDAIFGLSSYRNQITWVRQLGAKNDSRKSFGRCADTLLWYSKGSSWIYNEQTEPLSEEYADKFYRFTDESGRRFRKSDLSSPSVRPNLTYRYTALNGITYDPPAKGWRYNYESMRKLDEDGLLVYPAKSSGRISQKRFLDDSRGVPIGNVWVDIGCLQRSSSESTGYETQKPLNLLERIILTGSNEGDVVLDPFMGSGTTCVAAAKLNRQFIGLDLTPIAVTTAKARLDQIGVDVEQLEEWGSPQDLDSARVLHESDKSNFDCWALMRCSAWPMKEKDRVVGIRPFMRFDGKGLHRCRALYATALDEPPTVNDVERLKRLMIAKKAEMGLMICFDLPGPQVLELFNKSKQVKLNGDTKKQPSLQIVLVQDVIDQSYLATEVFNHERVSRQQLVAQGDLFAVAN
- a CDS encoding Rho termination factor N-terminal domain-containing protein, translated to MGKIAEALRSSLQSIAQSDARTLRQLDQELSAVTAVGLNEKLAELTGVSDVKALLGVGSFEQQTVAVLKSLCKEYGLKGYSKLKKADLAFLLSENGVQPPPRPLESFSKKELVSLLRQILGAN